The following proteins come from a genomic window of Eubalaena glacialis isolate mEubGla1 chromosome X, mEubGla1.1.hap2.+ XY, whole genome shotgun sequence:
- the GDPD2 gene encoding glycerophosphoinositol inositolphosphodiesterase GDPD2, protein MGESPGCCSVWAHCLHCLYSCHWKKCPKDRTQTNQCECIWFGLLFLTFLLSLGWLYVVLILLNDLHNFNEFLFQHWGHWMDWSPAFLLVISLLVTYASLLLLLALLLRLCGQPLCLHTAHKVLLLLIILLVAAGLVGLEVQWRQEWHSLRLSLQATAPFLHIGAVAGITLLAWPVADTFYCIHQRGPKILLLLLFFGVALAIYLVPLFISSACIMEPKDLPPKPELMGHRGAPMLAPENTLMSLRKTAECGAVVFETDVMVSSDGIPFLMHDERLTRTTDVASVFPHRVNSHSSDFSWTELKRLNAGAWFLQRRPFWGAKQLSDPDRKDAENQTVPALKELLKEAEARNLSVMFDLRRPPRNHTYHDTFVNQTLETVLSSGVPQAMVLWLPDEDRAHVQQRAPQMRQIYGHLGGHSTERPQFLNLPYQDLPLLDIKALHQDNVSVNLFVVNKPWLFSLLWCAGVDSVTTNDCQLLQQMRYPVWLIPPQTYLMMWIITNCVSILLLLWTFLLQRRCAKERERTGLETAVLLTRINAFIME, encoded by the exons ATGGGCGAGTCTCCCGGCTGCTGCTCGGTCTGGGCCCACTGCCTCCACTGCCTGTATAGCTGCcactggaagaaatgccccaaaGACAGGACACAAACCAACCAG TGCGAATGCATCTGGTTTGGCCTGCTCTTCCTCacctttctcctctccctgggCTGGCTGTACGTCGTGCTCATCCTTCTCAATGACCTGCACAACTTCAATGA aTTCCTGTTCCAGCACTGGGGACACTGGATGGACTGGTCCCCGGCATTCCTGCTGGTCATCTCTCTACTGGTCACATACGCATCCCTGCTCTTG ctcctggccctgCTCCTGCGGCTCTGTGGCCAGCCTCTGTGCCTGCACACCGCCCACAAG GTGCTGCTGCTCCTCATTATACTTCTTGTGGCCGCTGGCCTTGTGGGACTGGAGGTCCAATGGCGGCAGGAGTGGCATAGCTTACGTCTGTCACTGCAG GCCACAGCCCCATTCCTTCATATTGGAGCAGTTGCTGGCATCACTCTCCTGGCCTGGCCTGTGGCTGATACCTTCTACTGTATCCATCAAAGAG GTCCCAAGATTCTGCTACTGCTCTTATTTTTTGGAGTTGCCCTGGCCATCTACCTGGTGCCCCTATTCATCTCCTCAGCCTGTATCATGGAACCCAAAGACTTACCCCCCAAGCCTGAGCTGATGGGACACCGAGGGGCCCCCATG CTGGCCCCCGAGAACACCCTGATGTCCCTGCGGAAGACAGCTGAATGTGGAGCTGTTGTGTTTGAGACCGACGTGATGGTCAG CTCCGACGGGATCCCCTTCCTCATGCATGATGAGCGCCTGACCAGGACCACAGATGTGGCCTCTGTGTTCCCACACCGAGTCAACAGCCACAGTAGCGACTTCTCCTGGACTGAGCTGAAGAGACTCAATGCCGGGGCCTGGTTCCTACAG aGGCGACCCTTCTGGGGGGCTAAGCAGCTGTCAGACCCTGATCGGAAAGACGCTGAGAATCAGACAGTGCCAGCCTTGAAAGAACTACTGAAAGAAGCTGAAGCCCGCAACCTTTCTGTCATGTTTGACCTGCGCCGCCCCCCACGAAACCACACATACCATGACACTTTTGTGAACCAGACACTGGAGACTGTGCTGAGTTCAGGGGTGCCCCAAGCCATG GTCCTCTGGCTACCGGATGAAGATCGGGCTCATGTCCAACAACGGGCCCCCCAAATGCGCCAGATATATGGACATCTGGGAGGCCACAGCACTGAGAGGCCCCAGTTTCTCAACCTCCCCTATCAAGACCTGCCACTGTTGGATATCAA AGCACTGCACCAAGATAATGTCTCGGTGAACCTATTTGTAGTGAACAAGCCCTGGCTCTTCTCCCTACTCTGGTGTGCAGGGGTGGATTCGGTCACCACCAATGACTGCCAGCTGCTGCAGCAGATGCGTTACCCTGTCTGGCTTATT CCCCCTCAAACCTACCTAATGATGTGGATCATTACCAATTGTGTCTCAATCCTGCTGCTTTTGTGGACCTTTCTCCTCCAACG GAGATGTgctaaggagagagagagaaccg GCTTAGAAACAGCAGTGCTGCTGACCAGGATCAATGCTTTCATAATGGAGTGA